TGTCGGCATCGGACGGTCCTGGAACGAAAATGGAACAACCATGTACACTGCCGCCATTATCTCATTTCACCGCACGACGCCATGGTTTCCCCCCAATCCTCCTCCAAAATGAGCGCGCCGATCGAGCTGTCGCGGGTGCGCCGCCTGTTCGCCCGCCCGGCGCGCGTCGCCCCGTCCGACTTCCTGCGCCGCGAGATCGCCAGCCGCATGCACGACCGCCTGGAACTGGTGAAGATCGCGCCCCAGCGCGTGCTCGACGCCGGCTGCGGGGCCGGCGCCGACTTGGCCGTGCTGCAGAAGGACTATCCGGCGGCCCAGGTGATCGGCGTCGATGCGGCGCCCGCCATGCTGGCCGATGCGCCGGTATCGGCGGCGAAAGGCTTGCTAAGCCGCCTGCTGCCGGCCAAGGCTGGCGTGGACGTGCTGGCCGGCGACTTCGGCGATCTGCCGTTCGGCCCGAACTCGCTCGACCTGGTGTGGTCGAACCTGGCGCTGCACTGGCACCCGCAGCCGGACCGCGTGTTCGCCGAATGGCGCCGGGTGCTGCGCGTCGAGGGCCTGCTGATGTTTTCCAACTTCGGCCCGGACACCCTGCGCGAGCTGCGCGCCGCGTTCGCCGAGGTGGACGAGCACCCGCACGTGCTGCCGTTCGTGGACATGCACGACTTCGGCGACCAGCTGGTCGAAGCCGGCTTCTCGACGCCGGTGATGGACATGGAAGTGATCACCGTGACCTACGACACCACGGCGGCGCTGCTGGCCGACGTGCGCGCCCTGGGCGGCAATCCGCTGGCTACCCGTTCGCGCGGGCTGCTCGGCAGGGCAGCGCGGGCCCGGCTGGAGCAGGCGCTGGAACGCGGCCGCCGGCCCGACGGCAAGCTGGCGCTGAGCTTCGAAGTGATCTACGGCCACGCGTTCCGGCCGGCGCCGCGGGTCACCGCCGCAGGAGAGGCGATCGTGCGTTTCCAGCCCCGCCGCTAGATGAAGTAAAGGAAACCTTTTTTCTTGATGGTATTGCTACTCCCTGAGTATAATCAACGACTAATTTTGCCGGCTCCGCCATGAATGCTTAAAAAACAAGCAGTTATGGCGTCAACATGCATGTGTGGCCGGCAGCCGCAATAGCAAGTGTCGTCGTTCATCGGTGTGCTTTGCTCACTCGTGGTCGATGTCAGTGGTTCCCGCAGTCAGGGAGCCTTTTTGCGCGACGGTATGGGAATGCGGCGATCCGTGTTTTGGCTCGCTGACGATAAAAATTATTTTTTATTCTTGGGTGGTTGGGGAAAACATGACATATGCAAAGCGACTTCAAGCCTTGATGCTCGGGTTGGCAATCTCTGCCAGCGTCCCGGCGATGGCCGGGCCCGAAGTGACAGGACGTCCGGTGGAATACCAGTTGAACCTGCAGCCTCCCGTGACGCGCATCGCGGAAGAGATCTACTCGCTGCACACCGGACTGATGATCGTCTGCGTCGCCATCTTCATCGCCGTGTTCGGCGTCATGTTCTACTCGGTGTTCAAGCACCGCCGCTCGCTGGGCCACAAGCCTGCCACCTTCCACGAATCGACCGCCGTCGAAATCGCCTGGACCATCGTGCCGTTCCTGATCGTCATCGGAATGGCGCTGCCGGCCACCAGGACCGTGGTGGCGATGAAGGATACCTCGGGCGCCGACCTGACCATCAAGGCCACCGGCATGCAGTGGAAATGGGGCTACGACTACCTGAAGGGCGAAGGCGAGGGCATCTCCTTCCTGTCGAGCCTGTCCACGCCGCGCTCGCAAGTCGGCTCGCCAGGCGTCGAGCCGACCATGGCGCGCACCGAGAACTACCTGCTGGAAGTCGATAACGAAGTCGTCGTGCCGGTCAACAAGAAGGTCCGCATCGTGCTGACCGCCAACGACGTGATCCACGCCTGGATGATTCCGGCGTTCGGCGTCAAGCAGGACGCCATTCCCGGCTTCGTGCGCGATACTTGGTTCAAGTCCGAGAAAATCGGCACCTTCCGCGGTCAATGCGCGGAATTGTGCGGCAAGGAGCACGCCTTCATGCCGATCGTCGTGAAAGTCGTGTCCGAAGCCGACTACTCGGCCTGGGTCGCCGGCAAGAAGAAGGAAATGGCGGCGTTGGCCGACGATCCATCGAAAGTGTGGACGATCGACGAACTGAAGACCAAGGGCGAGAAGGTCTACGCGACCAACTGCGTGGTCTGCCACCAGGCCAACGGCAAGGGCGTCCCGAACGCGTTTGCGGCCCTCGATGGTTCGCCGGTGGTCAATGGTCCGAAAGCTGACCAGGTCCACGTCCTGCTGAACGGCAAGAAGAGCGGCAAGTTCCCGTCGGAGATGCCGGCCTGGAAGCAGCTGTCGGACTCGGATATCGCCGCGGTGATCACCTACACCCGCAACAACTGGTCGAACAAGGCCGCGGAAAACATCGTTCAACCAGCCGAAGTCCTGGCTGCACGCAAGTAATCGGGAGTAGAAGATGACCACAAGCACCACCATCGATCACGCACACGACCACGCGCACGGCCACGACGACCACGGCGCCCCGCACGGCATCGGCCGCTGGCTGTTCGCCACCAACCACAAGGACATCGGCACGCTGTACCTGTGGTTCTCGCTGACCATGCTGATGTCCGGCGGCGTGCTGGCACTGATGATCCGCTCGGAACTGTTCCGTCCCGGCCTGCAGTTCTTCCAGCCTGAATTCTTCAACCAGCTCACCACCATGCACGGCATCGTGATGGTGTTCGGCGCGATCATGCCGGCGTTCGTCGGCTTCGCCAACTGGATGATCCCGCTGCAGGTGGGCGCCTCCGACATGGCGTTCGCGCGCATGAACAACTTCTCGTTCTGGCTGCTGCCGCCGGCCGCGATCCTGCTGGCGACCTCGTTCTTCGTGCCGGGCGGCGCCACCGCCGCCGGCTGGACGCTGTACGCGCCGCTGTCGACCCAGATGGGCCCGGGCATGGACATGGCGATCTTCGCGCTGCACATCATGGGCGCCTCGTCGATCATGGGCTCGATCAACATCATCGTCACCATCCTCAACATGCGCGCTCCCGGCATGACGCTGATGAAGATGCCGATGTTCTGCTGGACTTGGCTGATCACCGCCTACCTGCTGATCGCCGTGATGCCTGTTCTGGCCGGCGCGATCACCATGACGCTGACCGACCGCCACTTCGGCACTTCGTTCTTCAACGCCGCCGGCGGCGGCGACCCGGTCATGTACCAGCACATTTTCTGGTTCTTCGGCCATCCCGAGGTCTACATCATGATTCTGCCGGCATTCGGCATCGTCTCGCAGATCCTGCCGGCGTTCGCCCGCAAGCCGCTGTTCGGCTACGCCTCGATGGTGTACGCGACCGCCTCGATCGCGATCCTGTCGTTCATCGTCTGGGCCCACCACATGTTCACCACCGGCATGCCGGTGACGTCGCAGCTGTTCTTCATGTACGCAACGATGCTCATCGCGGTGCCAACGGGCGTTAAAGTGTTCAACTGGGTCGCCACGATGTGGAAAGGCTCGATGACCTTCGAGACCCCGATGCTGTTCGCCGTCGGCTTCATCTTCGTGTTCACCATGGGCGGCTTCACCGGCCTGATCCTGGCCGTGACCCCGATCGACATCCAGCTGCAGGACACCTACTACGTGGTGGCGCACTTCCACTACGTGCTGGTGGCGGGCTCCCTGTTCGCGCTGTTCGCCGGCTTCTACTACTGGTCGCCGAAATGGACCGGCCACATGTACAACGAAACGAGCGGCAAGATCCACTTCTGGAACTCGCTGATCTGGTTCAACGTGACCTTCTTCCCGATGCACTTCCTGGGCCTGGCCGGCATGCCGCGCCGCTACGCCGACTATCCGGCGCAGTTCGTCGACTTCAACATGGTGGCCACCATCGGCGCCTTCGGCTTCGGCCTGTCGCAGGTGTATTTCCTGTTCTTCGTGGTGATCCCGACCATCCGCGGTGGCGCCAAGGCGCCGGCCAAGCCATGGGATGGCGCCGAAGGCCTGGAGTGGACCGTGCCGAGCCCGGCGCCGTTCCACACCTTCGAAACGCCGCCGCTGGTCAAATAATTAGTTGAGTAGTCAAGTATATTGCGATGAATGAGCCGAAGAAAAAGAGCAACGCGAAACTGGGCCTGATCCTTGCCGGGGTCGCGCTGTTCTTCTTCGCGATGGTTTTCGTCAAGCGCATCTGGCTGAGCTGAGATGGCGACCGAACCGAGCGGGCGCCTGCGCCTGAACCGGGCCATGCTCGGCAAGCTGGTGGTGGTGGCGGTCGTGATGTTCGGCTTCGGCTATGCGCTGGTGCCGGTGTACAAGCAGATGTGCGAACTGCTCGGCATCAACGTGCTGACGCAGAAGGATGGTACCGTGGCGCGGCCGGCCAATACCCAGGTCGACAAGAGCCGCACCGTCACGGTCGAGCTGGACGGCAATGCGCAGGGACCGTGGCGGTTTCGCCCGACCACCCGCAGCATCGACGTCCACCCGGGCGAGCTGGCCACGGTGATGTACGAAGTAGTGAACACGCAGGACCGCACGGTGCAGGCGCAGGCGATACCGAGTTACGCGCCGCAGTCGGCGACGCCGCACTTCAAGAAGGTCGAGTGCTTCTGCTTCAAGCAGCAGACACTGGGCCCGCACGAAGCGCGCCAGATGCCGGTGGTGTTCTTCATCGACCCGGCGCTGCCGCGGGAAGTGAAGACGATCACCTTGTCGTACACGTTTTTTGAAGTGGCCGGCGCCGTTGCGGCGAAGTAGGGGCCCTGATGGATGAATTGAAGAAGGCAGCCGGACGCAAGGCGTCGTTCGGCGCCACGATGAAAGCGGTGTTCTGGTCATTTTTCGGAATCCGCAAGCGCAGCGATTACGAGCACGATTCGGCCAACCTGAATCCGGTGCACCTGATCATTGCCGCGCTGCTCGGAGTGGCGCTGTTCATCGGCGTGCTGGTGGTAGTGGTAAAGATTGCGGTAGCGAAGTAAAACCGGGGTCAGACCAAGTGGTCAGACCAGCTGGTCTGACCCCGGCATCAAGAAATTCAACGAATAAGAAGCTTGATTTAGGAGATGAAGATGAGTGCACCAAACGCCGCGCCATATTATTACGTGCCGGGTCCTTCCAAGTGGCCGCTGTTTGCCGGCATGTCGATGCTGGCCACGATGGCCGGCGCGGCCGGCTGGGTCAACGGCGCCAGCTGGGGTCCGATGCTCAACCTCGCCGGCATCCTGTCCACGCTGATCGTGCTGTACTTCTGGTTCGGCGACGCCATCGGCGAATCCGAGTCGGGCAAGTACAACGCCCGCATCGACTCGTCGTTCCGCTGGTCGATGAGCTGGTTCATCTTTTCCGAGGTGATGTTCTTCGGCGCCTTCTTCGGCGCGCTGTTCTACGCCCGCTCGATCACCCTGCCATGGCTGGGCGACCTCGATCACAAGATGATCTGGCCAGACTTCGCCGCGCACTGGGGCGGCACCGGTCCCGCCGGCACCATCGAGCCGTTCTCGACCATGGGCCCGTTCCCGATCCCGACCATCAACACCGCGCTGCTGCTGACCTCGGGCGTGACGCTGACGATCTCGCACCACGCCCTGCGCGCCGGCCACCGCGCCAAGACCGCGTTCTGGCTGTTCGCCACGAT
This window of the Massilia sp. R2A-15 genome carries:
- a CDS encoding cytochrome c oxidase assembly protein — translated: MATEPSGRLRLNRAMLGKLVVVAVVMFGFGYALVPVYKQMCELLGINVLTQKDGTVARPANTQVDKSRTVTVELDGNAQGPWRFRPTTRSIDVHPGELATVMYEVVNTQDRTVQAQAIPSYAPQSATPHFKKVECFCFKQQTLGPHEARQMPVVFFIDPALPREVKTITLSYTFFEVAGAVAAK
- a CDS encoding DUF2970 domain-containing protein, producing the protein MDELKKAAGRKASFGATMKAVFWSFFGIRKRSDYEHDSANLNPVHLIIAALLGVALFIGVLVVVVKIAVAK
- a CDS encoding cytochrome oxidase small assembly protein encodes the protein MNEPKKKSNAKLGLILAGVALFFFAMVFVKRIWLS
- a CDS encoding methyltransferase domain-containing protein — translated: MSAPIELSRVRRLFARPARVAPSDFLRREIASRMHDRLELVKIAPQRVLDAGCGAGADLAVLQKDYPAAQVIGVDAAPAMLADAPVSAAKGLLSRLLPAKAGVDVLAGDFGDLPFGPNSLDLVWSNLALHWHPQPDRVFAEWRRVLRVEGLLMFSNFGPDTLRELRAAFAEVDEHPHVLPFVDMHDFGDQLVEAGFSTPVMDMEVITVTYDTTAALLADVRALGGNPLATRSRGLLGRAARARLEQALERGRRPDGKLALSFEVIYGHAFRPAPRVTAAGEAIVRFQPRR
- the coxB gene encoding cytochrome c oxidase subunit II; the encoded protein is MTYAKRLQALMLGLAISASVPAMAGPEVTGRPVEYQLNLQPPVTRIAEEIYSLHTGLMIVCVAIFIAVFGVMFYSVFKHRRSLGHKPATFHESTAVEIAWTIVPFLIVIGMALPATRTVVAMKDTSGADLTIKATGMQWKWGYDYLKGEGEGISFLSSLSTPRSQVGSPGVEPTMARTENYLLEVDNEVVVPVNKKVRIVLTANDVIHAWMIPAFGVKQDAIPGFVRDTWFKSEKIGTFRGQCAELCGKEHAFMPIVVKVVSEADYSAWVAGKKKEMAALADDPSKVWTIDELKTKGEKVYATNCVVCHQANGKGVPNAFAALDGSPVVNGPKADQVHVLLNGKKSGKFPSEMPAWKQLSDSDIAAVITYTRNNWSNKAAENIVQPAEVLAARK
- a CDS encoding cytochrome c oxidase subunit 3 encodes the protein MSAPNAAPYYYVPGPSKWPLFAGMSMLATMAGAAGWVNGASWGPMLNLAGILSTLIVLYFWFGDAIGESESGKYNARIDSSFRWSMSWFIFSEVMFFGAFFGALFYARSITLPWLGDLDHKMIWPDFAAHWGGTGPAGTIEPFSTMGPFPIPTINTALLLTSGVTLTISHHALRAGHRAKTAFWLFATILLGATFMGFQAYEYMHAYSELNLKLTSGIYGSTFFMLTGFHGFHVTIGAIMLSVMLYRVLKGHFTPEHHFGFEGAAWYWHFVDVVWLGLYVVVYWM
- the ctaD gene encoding cytochrome c oxidase subunit I, producing MTTSTTIDHAHDHAHGHDDHGAPHGIGRWLFATNHKDIGTLYLWFSLTMLMSGGVLALMIRSELFRPGLQFFQPEFFNQLTTMHGIVMVFGAIMPAFVGFANWMIPLQVGASDMAFARMNNFSFWLLPPAAILLATSFFVPGGATAAGWTLYAPLSTQMGPGMDMAIFALHIMGASSIMGSINIIVTILNMRAPGMTLMKMPMFCWTWLITAYLLIAVMPVLAGAITMTLTDRHFGTSFFNAAGGGDPVMYQHIFWFFGHPEVYIMILPAFGIVSQILPAFARKPLFGYASMVYATASIAILSFIVWAHHMFTTGMPVTSQLFFMYATMLIAVPTGVKVFNWVATMWKGSMTFETPMLFAVGFIFVFTMGGFTGLILAVTPIDIQLQDTYYVVAHFHYVLVAGSLFALFAGFYYWSPKWTGHMYNETSGKIHFWNSLIWFNVTFFPMHFLGLAGMPRRYADYPAQFVDFNMVATIGAFGFGLSQVYFLFFVVIPTIRGGAKAPAKPWDGAEGLEWTVPSPAPFHTFETPPLVK